The window GCTATATTCGTACCTAATTGTTTATGGCAATCCAACGGTATGTGGCAAGTATAAACTGATAGATTTTTCTCTTTTAATTTGTTAATATATTTTTCTTTAATTGGTACAAAGCCCTTCCCCCATTCCCCCTTTGGGTCTCCGCACTCCATCAACAGGGGATGGTGCATAAATAATAAATCTCCACTATTACCTTCTACTATAAAATGTTCCAATACTTTATCGGTTGGGAAAACAGCAAGAAAAACTCTCTCCACGTTTGAATCCCCTTTTAACATTAGACCATTAAATAATTCCACAAAGCCTTTTTCAAATTCTGATTGCCAATCAAAGTTTACTGGTTCATAAACCCTTGGAATAAACCTACTAAATGAAGCATCCTTTCCAAATGAATTTATATTGAATTCGGCATCCAATTTAGACACCATTTCCTTTAATTCAACCAAAAAAATTCTCCCCCCAAATGAAGAAATTTTTACCGCGACATAATTAGGAATATTTTAACATACAATTCCACCTTTAATAGTTCTTCATTTTTAAATAAGTAATTAATACCTTTTTAAATAAATCAACTTTTTTTGATTAATGTGATTGACATTAGTAAATGTTGGTTATATGATAAATACATCAAAAGAATTTGATGAAAAGAAGGTGAAATAGTGGACCTACAAATTCCATTACAGGACGTATCAAAGGAACAGGTTTTTGAAACATACGAGCAAAAGTTCAAAGCAATTGCAGATAAAAAACGGCTGCAAATCATGAACATCCTTACAGAAAAAGGCGAAATGTGTGTCTGCGACCTCGCTCCACTTATGGAGATGGCCCAGTCCAAATTATCCTACCACCTGAAGATACTACTTGATGCTGGCCTTATTACAAAGAGAACAGAAGGCACATGGAGTTACTACAATCTAAACCAAACAGAAATCAACCACCTTCTATCCGAAGAACTTTGCTGCCTCTTCCGCCCTTCAAGCTAATTTTTTTTGCGAGGTTCATCAATTTTTTTTGATTAATATATCAAGATAATTTGATTTAGGAGGAATCACTATGTATGACATTCAATTATTGGCTCAGCTGAAAGCTAAAGAGGTTGAGCAGCAGGCACGAGAGGCTTGGAAGTTCCAGCACTCTCCTAAAGATAGAAATTCGTTTTTTAAAAGATTGTTTAGCCGGAATGCAACTACAATAAGGAAAAGCGAATGCGCTTGTACTAGCGTTTGCTAACAAGGAGGGCCAGACATGTGGATTGACACCTTAAAAAGCTTCTTCTTTATCGCAGTCGAACTGACAGTTTTATTCGTCATTATTTCTTTTGCCATCAGCCTTCTCCAGGGCTATATCCCCTATGAAAAAATTGAGAAGAAGCTTGCCGGCAAGAACAGAATCATC is drawn from Bacillus sp. FJAT-18017 and contains these coding sequences:
- a CDS encoding ArsR/SmtB family transcription factor, encoding MDLQIPLQDVSKEQVFETYEQKFKAIADKKRLQIMNILTEKGEMCVCDLAPLMEMAQSKLSYHLKILLDAGLITKRTEGTWSYYNLNQTEINHLLSEELCCLFRPSS